A single window of Streptomyces aquilus DNA harbors:
- a CDS encoding carbohydrate ABC transporter permease — translation MSSLAVRKAEPAAGTTPGAAQGPPLRRRIALVPTLTLLIGALYTLLPVAWVVIASTKSGEELFSTFTFLPGSGFVDNLKDLNAYRGGVYWQWMGNSAFYAGCGALLSTVVSAFSGYALAIYRFRGRETMFNVLLAGVLMPPVILAVPQYLLLAQADLTDSYLSVLLPQILSPYGVYLARIYAQAAVPADVVEAGRMDGASEWRIFSRVALPMMVPGMVTVFLFQFVAIWNNFLLPYIMLSDDEKFPITLGLYTLLEQGANTPALYTLVITGAFLAVFPLIALFMVIQRFWSLDLLSGAVKS, via the coding sequence ATGAGTTCTCTTGCCGTCCGCAAGGCGGAGCCGGCCGCCGGCACCACGCCCGGCGCCGCCCAGGGCCCGCCCCTGCGCCGCCGGATCGCGCTCGTCCCCACGCTCACCCTGCTGATCGGCGCGCTCTACACGCTGCTCCCGGTCGCCTGGGTGGTCATCGCCTCCACCAAGTCCGGCGAGGAACTGTTCTCGACCTTCACGTTCCTGCCGGGCTCGGGCTTCGTCGACAACCTCAAGGACCTCAACGCCTACCGCGGCGGCGTCTACTGGCAGTGGATGGGCAACTCCGCCTTCTACGCCGGGTGCGGCGCGCTGCTGTCCACGGTGGTGTCGGCGTTCAGCGGCTACGCGCTGGCGATCTACCGCTTCCGCGGCCGCGAGACGATGTTCAACGTGCTGCTCGCGGGTGTGCTGATGCCGCCGGTCATCCTCGCCGTGCCGCAGTATCTGCTGCTGGCGCAGGCGGACTTGACGGACTCGTACCTGTCCGTGCTGCTGCCGCAGATCCTCTCGCCGTACGGTGTCTACCTCGCCCGTATCTACGCCCAGGCCGCCGTGCCCGCGGACGTGGTGGAGGCCGGGCGGATGGACGGGGCGAGCGAGTGGCGGATCTTCAGCCGGGTCGCGCTGCCGATGATGGTCCCCGGCATGGTGACCGTCTTCCTGTTCCAGTTCGTGGCGATCTGGAACAACTTCCTGCTCCCCTACATCATGCTGAGCGACGACGAGAAGTTCCCGATCACGCTCGGTCTGTACACGCTCCTGGAGCAGGGCGCCAACACCCCGGCCCTGTACACCCTGGTGATCACCGGGGCGTTCCTCGCGGTGTTCCCGCTGATCGCGCTCTTCATGGTCATCCAGCGGTTCTGGAGTCTCGATCTGCTGTCCGGGGCCGTAAAGTCATGA
- a CDS encoding VOC family protein, translating into MTAGLKTIIYPVKDVARAKAVFSALLQTEPYADEAYYVGFKDAGQDVGLDPNGHARGMTGPVPYWHVDDIRARLAGLLDAGAELLQDVTDVGGGKLIASVKDPDGNLIGITQDS; encoded by the coding sequence ATGACCGCCGGACTGAAGACCATCATCTACCCCGTCAAGGACGTCGCCCGCGCGAAGGCTGTCTTCAGCGCCCTGCTGCAGACCGAGCCGTATGCCGACGAGGCGTACTACGTCGGCTTCAAGGACGCCGGTCAGGACGTGGGTCTCGACCCCAACGGGCACGCGCGGGGCATGACCGGCCCGGTCCCGTACTGGCACGTGGACGACATCCGGGCCCGTCTCGCCGGGCTGCTGGACGCGGGAGCCGAGCTGCTCCAGGACGTCACGGACGTCGGCGGCGGCAAGCTGATCGCCTCCGTGAAGGACCCGGACGGCAACCTCATCGGCATCACCCAGGACAGCTGA
- a CDS encoding SseB family protein: MDTPAHDNTTPARRALDALAENTEDTVALDTLVSSDVLVPVPDDASEEDADDPSAVALPVIEQPGGDPVVPVFTSEDEMAGLLPFVSRYRLVPLGALAAEWPTDDLALTIDAASAHPLTLTSEGVRTLLGRSHG, from the coding sequence ATGGACACACCCGCGCACGACAACACCACGCCGGCCCGGCGGGCGCTGGACGCGCTGGCCGAGAACACCGAGGACACGGTGGCGCTGGACACGCTGGTGAGCAGTGACGTCCTCGTGCCGGTGCCGGACGACGCCAGCGAGGAGGACGCCGACGACCCCTCGGCGGTGGCGCTGCCGGTCATCGAGCAGCCCGGCGGTGACCCGGTGGTGCCGGTGTTCACCTCGGAGGACGAGATGGCCGGGCTGCTGCCCTTCGTCTCCCGCTACCGGCTGGTGCCGCTGGGCGCACTCGCCGCCGAGTGGCCGACCGACGATCTGGCCCTCACCATCGACGCCGCGTCCGCGCACCCGCTGACGCTCACCTCGGAGGGCGTGCGCACCCTGCTGGGCCGCTCGCACGGCTGA
- a CDS encoding MarR family winged helix-turn-helix transcriptional regulator, protein MAVNAAGTRLEEQWRDILAVHARTMCEIDRVLHPHGLGASDFEVLDLLAAEAPAEGDLCRVQNLVGRVHLSQSALSRLIGRLEKDGLVERSVCVEDRRGVWVALTRKGRDLHAEVLPLQREALGRMLGD, encoded by the coding sequence ATGGCAGTGAACGCGGCCGGCACCCGGCTCGAGGAACAGTGGCGGGACATCCTGGCGGTCCACGCCCGCACGATGTGCGAGATCGACCGGGTGCTGCACCCGCACGGGCTCGGCGCGAGCGACTTCGAGGTGCTCGACCTCCTCGCCGCCGAGGCCCCGGCGGAGGGCGACCTGTGCCGGGTGCAGAACCTGGTCGGGCGGGTCCATCTCAGCCAGAGTGCGCTCTCCCGGCTGATCGGCCGGCTGGAGAAGGACGGTCTGGTGGAGCGCTCCGTCTGCGTGGAGGACCGGCGTGGCGTGTGGGTGGCGCTGACCCGCAAGGGGCGCGATCTGCATGCCGAGGTCCTGCCGCTCCAGCGGGAGGCGCTGGGGCGCATGCTGGGCGACTGA
- a CDS encoding acyl-CoA dehydrogenase family protein codes for MIAAPEPELTAEDIIERAVRLRPVLLERQPETERLTHYPKDTHEDFLRAGFYRMLQPRRYGGYEFGLPVFYRVVTEIARGCPSTGWSLSLTAAHVLQVAGYFEERAQDEIFGAGGDFRAASTVAPVGVARPDGDGHVVLDGTWPYSSGAPYSTHYLGQTLAAGDPPGPVLLFVAPRSAFTVLDDWHGVLGLRGSGSHSVHMENARVPAYFTREANLVDLPVEGGSTGSKLHGNPMYAHRAPSFYHGELAAVMTGIGYAAADEYARILSGRPLLLEPDRTRADLHDYQRHLGEALGLIRTAEAALQHTAADWMETCRRGVAGEAPFSMAEDNRLALMFLNAGRLAWDAVQNILFRTAGSRHARDGERMQRYFRDAATYWTHVGPSMAEPLFRRVGCDRLGLPSDHIPLIP; via the coding sequence GTGATCGCCGCTCCCGAACCGGAACTCACCGCGGAAGACATCATCGAACGGGCCGTGCGGCTGCGGCCCGTGCTGCTCGAACGCCAGCCGGAGACCGAGCGGCTGACGCACTACCCGAAGGACACCCACGAGGACTTCCTGCGGGCCGGCTTCTACCGGATGCTCCAGCCGCGCCGGTACGGCGGATACGAGTTCGGCCTGCCCGTCTTCTACCGCGTGGTCACCGAGATCGCCCGCGGCTGCCCCTCCACCGGCTGGTCCCTGTCCCTCACCGCCGCCCACGTCCTCCAGGTCGCCGGGTACTTCGAGGAGCGGGCCCAGGACGAGATCTTCGGCGCCGGCGGCGACTTCAGGGCGGCGTCGACCGTCGCTCCCGTCGGCGTCGCCCGCCCCGACGGCGACGGCCACGTCGTCCTCGACGGCACCTGGCCGTACTCCTCGGGCGCCCCCTACTCCACGCACTACCTCGGCCAGACCCTGGCGGCCGGTGATCCGCCGGGCCCCGTGCTGCTGTTCGTCGCCCCGCGCTCGGCGTTCACCGTGCTCGACGACTGGCACGGCGTCCTCGGCCTGCGCGGCAGCGGCTCCCACAGCGTCCACATGGAGAACGCCCGCGTCCCCGCGTACTTCACCCGCGAGGCCAACCTCGTCGACCTGCCCGTCGAGGGCGGCAGCACCGGCTCGAAGCTGCACGGCAACCCGATGTACGCCCATCGGGCGCCGAGTTTCTACCACGGCGAACTGGCCGCCGTCATGACCGGCATCGGATACGCGGCGGCGGACGAGTACGCGCGCATCCTGTCCGGCCGCCCCCTCCTCCTGGAGCCCGACCGCACCCGCGCCGACCTGCACGACTACCAGCGCCACCTCGGCGAGGCACTCGGGCTGATCCGTACCGCGGAGGCGGCGCTCCAGCACACGGCCGCGGACTGGATGGAGACCTGCCGCCGCGGTGTCGCCGGCGAAGCGCCCTTCAGCATGGCGGAGGACAACCGGCTCGCCCTGATGTTCCTCAACGCCGGACGCCTGGCCTGGGACGCCGTGCAGAACATCCTCTTCCGCACGGCCGGCTCCCGGCACGCCCGCGACGGCGAGCGCATGCAGCGCTACTTCCGGGACGCCGCCACGTACTGGACGCATGTCGGCCCCAGCATGGCCGAACCCCTCTTCCGCAGGGTCGGCTGCGACCGCCTCGGCCTGCCCTCGGACCACATCCCGCTGATTCCCTGA
- a CDS encoding AraC family transcriptional regulator — MTVVPGRAADFSSYATRSLEEAHEAIAAHYYDLDLQVVGPTEDFATSLSVLDLGSLTVGDVCFGTEIRCGFAEPGAYHIAVPVRGCFSVQQGRGDVVFATTGSAVFFDPSRHIRIDAWSPDCQALTVKIGKQALHHTLESLLDRPLSRPPVFGPSVDVRDGPGRSWAQLATWALLEKDTSLGLLERPLIRSRIEQTLLEGVLLAAEHSYREELQAPAPPPMRPASVKRVMDAVQERPAEAYDAARLAGIAQVSVRTLQEAFRRHVGMSPMAYVDDVRLQRVYAELRASGPGVTTVSDVAHRWGFAHLGRFAARYRERFGETPSRTLRGT, encoded by the coding sequence GTGACCGTGGTACCGGGCCGGGCGGCCGACTTCAGCTCGTACGCGACGCGCTCCCTGGAGGAGGCGCACGAGGCGATCGCGGCCCACTACTACGACCTGGATCTACAGGTCGTCGGTCCCACCGAGGACTTCGCGACGAGTCTGAGCGTGCTGGACCTCGGCTCGCTCACGGTCGGCGACGTCTGTTTCGGCACCGAGATCCGCTGCGGTTTCGCCGAGCCCGGCGCCTATCACATAGCCGTTCCGGTACGGGGGTGCTTCAGCGTCCAACAGGGGCGCGGGGACGTCGTGTTCGCGACGACGGGCAGCGCCGTCTTCTTCGATCCGTCCCGGCACATCCGGATCGACGCCTGGTCCCCCGACTGCCAGGCACTCACCGTGAAGATCGGCAAACAGGCCCTCCATCACACGCTCGAGTCCCTGCTCGACCGGCCGTTGTCCCGCCCGCCGGTCTTCGGGCCGTCGGTCGACGTGCGGGACGGACCCGGCCGCAGCTGGGCGCAGTTGGCCACCTGGGCGCTGCTGGAGAAGGACACCTCGCTCGGGCTGCTGGAGCGTCCTCTGATCCGCTCGCGCATTGAACAGACCCTGCTCGAAGGGGTGTTGCTGGCGGCCGAGCACAGCTACCGGGAGGAACTTCAGGCTCCCGCGCCGCCACCGATGCGGCCCGCCTCGGTCAAGCGGGTGATGGACGCCGTACAGGAGCGGCCGGCCGAGGCGTACGACGCCGCCCGGCTGGCGGGGATCGCGCAGGTCAGTGTGCGCACGCTCCAGGAGGCGTTCCGCAGGCACGTCGGAATGTCGCCGATGGCGTACGTGGACGACGTACGCCTGCAACGGGTGTACGCCGAGCTGCGGGCCTCGGGGCCGGGGGTGACGACCGTGTCGGACGTGGCGCACCGGTGGGGGTTCGCGCATCTGGGCCGCTTCGCGGCGCGGTACCGGGAGCGGTTCGGTGAGACGCCCTCGCGCACGCTGCGCGGTACGTGA
- a CDS encoding LacI family DNA-binding transcriptional regulator yields MTMSNTGGRRKPPTIHDVAREAGVSRGTVSRVLNGGHYVSPAAQEAVNSAIRKTGYVVNRHARSLITGRSDSIGFLLTEPQERFFEDPNFNVLLSSCTQALAAHDIPLLLMLAGTKDERRRITRYITAGHVDGVLLVSSHSGDPVAEELREAGVPLVQCGKPMGSGAKVSYVAADDRDGARDMVRHLLSLGRRRIAMVSGPLDTPGGVDRLAGYKEVLTDAGIAIDERLVVSGDYSRASGEAGAERLLAQAPDLDAMFVASDLMAQGALAALARAGRRVPEDVSVGGFDDSVAALEATPALTTIRQPYDRISAEMVRVLLAQINGEDPMAVILPTELVKRDST; encoded by the coding sequence ATGACCATGAGCAACACGGGGGGCCGCCGCAAGCCGCCGACGATCCACGACGTGGCGCGCGAGGCAGGCGTCTCGCGCGGCACGGTCTCGCGAGTGCTCAACGGCGGCCACTACGTCAGCCCGGCCGCCCAGGAAGCGGTCAACTCGGCGATCCGCAAGACGGGTTACGTCGTCAACCGGCACGCCCGGTCGCTGATCACCGGACGTTCGGACTCCATCGGCTTCCTGCTGACGGAGCCTCAGGAGCGGTTCTTCGAGGACCCGAACTTCAACGTCCTGCTCAGCAGCTGCACCCAGGCGCTGGCCGCGCACGACATCCCGCTGCTGCTGATGCTGGCGGGCACGAAGGACGAACGGCGGCGCATAACGCGGTACATCACCGCCGGGCACGTCGACGGGGTGCTGCTGGTCTCCAGCCACTCCGGTGACCCGGTCGCGGAGGAGCTGCGCGAGGCGGGCGTACCGCTCGTGCAGTGCGGCAAGCCGATGGGGTCCGGCGCCAAGGTGAGTTACGTGGCCGCGGACGACCGGGACGGCGCCCGCGACATGGTGCGCCATCTGCTGTCGCTGGGGCGGCGCCGGATCGCCATGGTCAGCGGCCCGCTGGACACCCCCGGCGGGGTGGACCGGCTCGCCGGTTACAAGGAGGTGCTCACGGACGCGGGCATCGCGATCGACGAGCGGCTCGTCGTCTCCGGCGACTACAGCCGCGCAAGCGGCGAGGCGGGGGCCGAGCGGCTGCTGGCGCAGGCCCCCGATCTGGACGCCATGTTCGTGGCCTCCGACCTGATGGCCCAGGGGGCGCTCGCCGCGCTGGCCAGGGCCGGCCGGCGGGTCCCCGAGGACGTGTCCGTGGGCGGCTTCGACGACTCCGTCGCCGCGCTGGAGGCCACCCCGGCCCTCACCACGATCCGCCAGCCCTACGACCGGATCAGCGCCGAGATGGTGCGGGTCCTGCTGGCGCAGATCAACGGCGAGGACCCGATGGCGGTGATCCTGCCGACCGAGCTCGTGAAACGCGACTCGACCTGA